A stretch of the Macaca mulatta isolate MMU2019108-1 chromosome 16, T2T-MMU8v2.0, whole genome shotgun sequence genome encodes the following:
- the GPATCH8 gene encoding G patch domain-containing protein 8 isoform X9 translates to MFKPTTVAVDEEGGEDDKDESATNSGTGATVSCGLGSEFSTDKGGPFTAVQITNTTGLAQAPGLASQGISFGIKNNLGTPLQKLGVSFSFAKKAPVKLESIASVFKDHAEEGTSEDGTKPDEKGSDQGLQKVGDSDGSSNLDGKKEDEDPQDGGSLASTLSKLKRMKREEGAGATEPEYYHYIPPAHCKVKPNFPFLLFMRASEQMEGDNSTHPKNAPESKKGSSPKPKSCIKAAASQGAEKTVSEVSEQPKETSMTEPSEPGSKPEAKKALGGDVSDQSLESHSQKVSETQTCESNSSKETSLATPAGKESQEGPKHPTGPFFPVLSKDESTALQWPSELLIFTKAEPSISYSCNPLYFDFKLSRNKDARTKGTEKPKDIGSSSKDHLQGLDPGEPNKNKEVGGEKIVRSSGGRMDAPASGSACSSLNKQEPGGSHGSETEDTGRSLPSKKERSGKSHRHKKKKKHKKSSKHKRKHKGDTEEKSSKAELGEKSKKRKKRKRKKNKSSAPADSERGPKPEPPGSGSPAPPRRRRRAQDDSQRRSLPAEEGSSGKKEEGGGGSSSQDHSGRKHKGELPPSSCQRRAGTKRSSRSSHRSQPSSGDEDSDDASSHRLHQKSPSQYSEEEEEDSGSEHSRSRSRSGRRHSSHRSSRRSYSSSSDASSDQSCYSRQHSYSDDSYSDYSDRSRRHSKRSHDSDDSDYASSKHRSKRHKYSSSDDDYSLSCSQSRSRSRSHTRERSRSRGRSRSSSCSRSRSKRRSRSTTAHSWQRSRSYSRDRSRSTRSPSQRSGSRKGSWGHESPEERHSGRRDFIRSKIYRSQSPHYFRSGRGEGPGKKDDGRGDDSKATGPPSQNSNIGTGRGSESDCSPEDKNSVTAKLLLEKIQSRKVERKPSVSEEVQATPNKAGPKLKDPPQGYFGPKLPPSLGNKPVLPLIGKLPATRKPNKKCEESGLERGEEQEQSETEEGPSGSSDALFGHQFPSEETTGPLLDPPPEEPKSEEATADHPVAPLGTPAHTDCYPGDPTISHNYLPDPSDGDTLESLDSSSQPGPVESSLLPIAPDLEHFPSYAPPSGDPSIESTDGAEDASLAPLESQPITFTPEEMEKYSKLQQAAQQHIQQQLLAKQVKAFPASAALAPATPALQPIHIQQPATASATSITTVQHAILQHHAAAAAAAIGIHPHPHPQPLAQVHHIPQPHLTPISLSHLTHSIIPGHPATFLASHPIHIIPASAIHPGPFTFHPVPHAALYPTLLAPRPAAAAATALHLHPLLHPIFSGQDLQHPPSHGT, encoded by the coding sequence ATGTTCAAACCAACCACAGTGGCTGTAGATGAAGAAGGTGGAGAAGATGATAAAGATGAATCAGCTACAAATAGTGGCACAGGTGCCACTGTTTCTTGTGGCCTGGGATCTGAATTTTCCACAGATAAAGGAGGCCCTTTCACTGCAGTACAAATCACTAATACCACTGGACTGGCCCAGGCTCCTGGGTTAGCCTCCCAAGGCATCAGCTTTGGCATTAAGAATAATCTGGGGACCCCATTGCAAAAATTGGGAGTGTCATTTTCTTTTGCCAAGAAGGCTCCTGTCAAACTCGAATCAATAGCATCAGTTTTCAAGGACCACGCGGAGGAAGGGACCTCTGAAGATGGAACAAAACCTGATGAGAAGGGTTCTGACCAAGGACTGCAGAAGGTAGGAGACTCTGATGGGAGCAGTAATCTTGATGGTAAAAAGGAGGATGAAGACCCTCAGGATGGAGGGTCCCTTGCCTCAACATTATCCAAATTAAAAAGGATGAAGCGAGAAGAAGGAGCTGGGGCTACGGAGCCGGAATATTACCACTACATCCCCCCAGCACACTgcaaagtaaaacctaattttccCTTCCTACTTTTTATGAGAGCCAGTGAGCAAATGGAAGGTGATAATAGTACACACCCAAAGAATGCCCCAGAGAGTAAAAAAGGCAGTTCTCCCAAGCCTAAAAGCTGCATCAAGGCGGCAGCAAGCCAAGGAGCAGAAAAGACAGTTAGTGAAGTCTCTGAGCAGCCGAAGGAAACCAGCATGACCGAGCCCTCAGAACCAGGAAGCAAACCTGAGGCAAAGAAGGCCTTAGGAGGGGATGTAAGTGATCAGAGTTTAGAGAGTCATAGTCAGAAGGTTTCAGAGACCCAAACGTGTGAGTCCAACTCTTCTAAAGAAACCTCTCTGGCCACCCCAGCAGGGAAAGAAAGCCAAGAAGGACCCAAACATCCTACTGGTCCCTTCTTCCCAGTTTTGAGCAAAGATGAAAGCACTGCCCTCCAGTGGCCATCAGAACTATTAATTTTCACCAAGGCAGAACCCTCCATTTCATACAGTTGTAACCCTTTATATTTTGACTTTAAACTTTCAAGGAACAAAGATGCCAGAACTAAAGGGACAGAAAAACCAAAGGATATAGGAAGCTCCTCAAAGGACCATCTCCAAGGCCTAGATCCTGGTGAGCCaaataaaaacaaggaagtgGGCGGAGAGAAAATAGTACGTTCCTCAGGAGGCAGAATGGACGCACCTGCTTCAGGGTCTGCCTGTAGTAGCCTGAACAAGCAGGAGCCTGGGGGTAGCCATGGGTCTGAGacagaagacacagggagaagccTTCCCAGCAAGAAAGAACGATCTGGGAAGTCCCACcggcacaaaaagaaaaagaagcacaaAAAATCCAGCAAACACAAACGTAAACACAAGGGTGACACAGAAGAGAAAAGCTCTAAGGCAGAGTTGGGGGAGAAGTCTAAGAAGCGCAAGAAACGAAAACGAAAGAAGAATAAGTCATCAGCCCCAGCAGATTCTGAACGAGGACCCAAACCAGAACCCCCTGGGAGTGGCAGTCCTGCACCTCCAAGAAGGCGGCGACGAGCTCAAGATGACTCCCAGCGGAGATCCCTCCCAGCTGAAGAGGGGAGCAGTGGCAAAAAGGAGGAAGGTGGGGGTGGTAGCAGCTCCCAAGACCATAGTGGGAGGAAACACAAAGGTGAACTTCCGCCTTCATCCTGCCAGCGAAGAGCAGGCACCAAACGGAGCAGCCGGTCTAGCCATCGGAGCCAACCCAGTAGTGGAGATGAGGATAGTGATGATGCTTCCTCACACCGACTGCACCAGAAGTCTCCATCCCAGTACagtgaggaagaagaagaagattcaGGCAGTGAGCATTCCCGCAGCCGCTCAAGGTCAGGCCGGCGCCATTCCTCACATCGTTCTTCCCGGCGTTCTTACTCAAGTAGCTCAGATGCCTCTTCAGACCAGAGCTGCTATAGTAGACAGCACAGTTACTCAGATGACAGCTACAGTGACTACAGCGACAGATCACGAAGGCACTCCAAGCGCTCCCACGACTCGGATGACTCAGACTATGCCAGCTCCAAACATCGATCAAAACGGCACAAATACTCATCTTCTGACGATGACTATAGCCTCAGTTGCAGCCAGTCCCGAAGCCGATCTCGGAGTCATACCAGAGAGCGCTCAAGATCCCGGGGCCGCAGCCGAAGCAGCAGTTGTAGTCGTAGTCGGAGCAAGCGGAGAAGCCGTAGCACCACAGCCCACAGCTGGCAACGGAGCCGGAGCTATAGCCGGGACCGCAGTCGCAGCACCAGGAGCCCTTCCCAAAGATCAGGCTCCAGGAAGGGATCATGGGGTCATGAGAGCCCTGAGGAGAGGCATTCTGGGCGTCGGGACTTCATTCGTTCTAAGATCTACCGCTCCCAGTCCCCCCACTATTTCCGATCAGGCCGGGGAGAAGGTCCTGGGAAGAAAGATGATGGCAGAGGAGATGACAGTAAAGCAACAGGTCCACCTTCCCAGAACAGCAACATTGGCACAGGAAGAGGGTCAGAAAGTGACTGCAGTCCTGAAGACAAGAACTCTGTTACTGCCAAACTGCTACTGGAGAAGATTCAGTCAAGGAAAGTGGAGAGGAAACCTAGTGTGAGTGAGGAGGTGCAGGCCACCCCTAATAAAGCTGGGCCCAAGCTCAAGGACCCCCCACAAGGTTACTTTGGGCCCAAGCTCCCCCCATCTCTTGGCAATAAGCCTGTCCTTCCACTGATAGGGAAGCTCCCAGCTACCCGAAAGCCCAATAAGAAATGCGAAGAGTCTGGCTTGGAAAGGGGGGAAGAGCAAGAACAGTCAGAGACAGAAGAGGGGCCCTCAGGGAGTAGTGATGCCCTATTTGGGCATCAGTTCCCTTCAGAGGAAACAACTGGCCCCTTATTAGACCCACCCCCAGAAGAGCCAAAGTCTGAAGAAGCTACTGCTGATCACCCTGTGGCTCCACTAGGCACCCCAGCACACACTGACTGCTACCCTGGGGACCCAACCATCTCCCATAACTACCTCCCCGACCCCAGTGATGGGGACACCCTGGAGTCCCTGGATAGCAGCAGTCAACCAGGCCCTGTGGAATCCAGCTTGCTGCCGATAGCACCAGACCTTGAGCATTTCCCCAGTTATGCACCTCCCAGTGGGGATCCTAGTATTGAGTCAACAGATGGGGCTGAGGATGCTTCACTGGCCCCCCTGGAGAGCCAGCCCATCACCTTCACCCCTGAGGAGATGGAGAAGTACAGCAAGCTCCAGCAGGCTGCTCAGCAACACATCCAGCAGCAGCTTCTGGCCAAGCAAGTAAAGGCCTTTCCAGCCTCAGCTGCCCTGGCCCCAGCCACACCAGCCCTGCAACCTATCCACATTCAGCAGCCAGCTACAGCCTCTGCCACCTCCATCACAACTGTTCAGCATGCCATCCTACAACATCATGCTGCCGCAGCTGCTGCCGCCATTGGCattcacccccacccccatccccaaccaCTTGCCCAGGTGCATCATATTCCCCAGCCCCATCTGACCCCCATTTCCTTGTCCCACCTCACTCACTCAATCATCCCTGGCCACCCTGCCACCTTTCTCGCTAGCCATCCCATCCACATCATTCCCGCCTCAGCCATCCATCCTGGGCCTTTCACCTTTCATCCCGTCCCACATGCTGCCCTCTACCCCACCCTACTTGCCCCACGGCCTGCTGCAGCAgctgccactgccctccacctTCACCCACTACTTCACCCCATCTTCTCAGGTCAGGACCTGCAACATCCTCCCAGCCATGGCACATGA